The Clostridioides difficile genome has a segment encoding these proteins:
- a CDS encoding FAD-binding protein, which yields MSKIVVNQDKITDLKRVLEICPFGAIEEKSGKVEISAGCKMCKLCVKSGPKGAFEFIESNKAKINKDEWKGVAVYVEHHNGNIHPVTYELIGKAREIASKINQPVYCVFVGKDIKDKCKNLISYGIDEVFVYDEDEFKEFRIEPYAKAIENFINKTKPTIMLVGGTTLGRSLAPRLAARFKTGLTADCTILDVQSNTDLDQIRPAFGGNIMAHINTPNNRPQFATVRYKIFSAPEKVENAIGKITLCEIEKKELKSKIEVLSVKEKNKEVGLEEAEVIVVASRAIKKQEDMDMIYKLADKLNAQVAGTRPIIEAGWIDAKKQIGLSGRTVKPKLIITCGVSGAVQFVAGMQGADYIVAINKDDKAPILDVAHLALIGDIYDIIPKLIKKIEDKKDDKQIYVASAAE from the coding sequence ATGTCAAAAATAGTTGTAAATCAAGATAAAATAACTGATTTGAAAAGAGTATTAGAAATTTGTCCTTTTGGTGCTATAGAAGAAAAATCAGGTAAGGTAGAAATAAGTGCTGGCTGTAAGATGTGCAAATTGTGTGTCAAAAGTGGACCCAAAGGTGCATTTGAATTTATAGAGAGTAATAAAGCAAAAATAAATAAGGATGAATGGAAGGGAGTGGCAGTATATGTAGAACATCACAATGGGAATATACATCCTGTAACATATGAACTTATAGGAAAAGCTCGTGAAATAGCATCAAAAATAAATCAACCTGTATATTGTGTATTTGTAGGAAAAGATATAAAAGATAAGTGTAAGAATCTTATCTCTTATGGTATTGATGAAGTGTTTGTGTATGATGAAGATGAATTTAAAGAGTTTAGGATAGAGCCATATGCAAAAGCAATAGAAAACTTTATAAATAAAACAAAACCAACAATAATGTTGGTTGGTGGAACTACATTAGGTAGGTCATTAGCTCCAAGGCTTGCTGCTAGATTTAAAACAGGGCTTACAGCAGATTGTACAATACTTGATGTTCAATCAAACACTGATTTAGACCAAATAAGACCAGCATTTGGTGGAAACATAATGGCTCATATAAATACACCTAATAATAGACCTCAATTTGCCACTGTAAGATATAAAATATTTTCAGCTCCAGAAAAGGTAGAAAATGCAATAGGAAAAATAACTTTATGCGAAATAGAAAAAAAAGAGTTAAAATCTAAGATTGAAGTACTGAGTGTAAAAGAAAAAAATAAAGAAGTTGGTCTTGAAGAAGCAGAAGTAATAGTAGTTGCAAGTAGAGCGATAAAGAAACAAGAAGATATGGATATGATATATAAATTAGCTGATAAGTTAAATGCTCAAGTAGCAGGAACAAGACCGATTATAGAAGCAGGTTGGATAGATGCTAAAAAACAAATAGGTCTTAGTGGTAGAACTGTCAAACCTAAACTCATAATAACTTGTGGTGTATCTGGAGCTGTTCAATTTGTCGCAGGAATGCAAGGAGCTGATTATATAGTAGCTATAAATAAAGATGATAAAGCACCTATACTTGATGTAGCACACTTGGCTTTAATAGGAGATATTTATGATATTATTCCTAAATTGATTAAAAAAATAGAAGATAAAAAAGATGATAAGCAAATATACGTGGCATCAGCAGCTGAATAG
- a CDS encoding electron transfer flavoprotein subunit beta/FixA family protein produces MEILTCIKQVPGTTAVEVDESTGVLKRDGVDSKMNPYDLYALETALRIKKDTKANLKVLTMGPPQAKKVIEESFMMGADEGALISDRRFGGADVLATSYTISQGIRKMGRVDLIICGKQTTDGDTAQVGPEVAEFLDIPHVTNVTKLIEVKDKSIVVEIDMPNDLQICEIEYPCLITVEKDIFQPRLPSFKLKLETKERKISMYNLDDFEDNDENNYGLNGSPTQVVRIFPPKPNTDKNIMRGNAEELSSVLINKLEELKLV; encoded by the coding sequence ATGGAAATTTTGACATGTATTAAACAAGTACCTGGAACAACTGCAGTAGAGGTTGATGAATCCACAGGTGTATTGAAGAGAGATGGAGTAGATTCAAAAATGAATCCGTATGATTTATATGCTTTAGAAACAGCACTTAGAATAAAAAAAGACACAAAAGCTAACCTAAAAGTACTTACTATGGGTCCTCCGCAAGCAAAGAAGGTAATAGAAGAGAGTTTTATGATGGGGGCAGATGAAGGAGCTTTAATAAGTGATAGAAGATTTGGAGGAGCAGATGTTTTGGCAACTTCCTACACTATATCACAAGGTATTAGAAAAATGGGTAGAGTAGATTTAATAATTTGTGGAAAACAAACTACTGATGGTGATACAGCACAGGTTGGACCTGAAGTAGCTGAGTTTTTAGATATACCTCATGTAACGAATGTTACAAAATTAATTGAAGTCAAAGATAAAAGTATAGTTGTTGAAATAGATATGCCAAATGATTTACAAATATGTGAAATTGAGTATCCTTGTTTGATAACAGTAGAAAAAGATATTTTTCAACCAAGATTGCCTTCATTCAAGTTAAAGTTAGAGACTAAGGAAAGAAAAATATCTATGTATAATCTAGATGATTTTGAAGACAATGACGAAAATAATTATGGATTAAATGGTTCCCCTACTCAAGTTGTAAGAATATTTCCTCCTAAGCCAAATACAGATAAAAATATTATGAGAGGAAATGCAGAAGAGTTAAGCTCTGTACTTATAAATAAATTAGAGGAATTAAAATTAGTCTAA
- the larA gene encoding nickel-dependent lactate racemase — protein MVKLKVPYSKQGMILEIPNKRFLGVLESKSDNYVEHKTQEEIVEKSMNNPIDSLSLEELVKGKNNVVIITSDHTRPVPSKITMPILLRRIRKANPKIDVKIIVATGFHRPSTREELVYKMGEEIVDNEEIIMHISTDDEAMCKVGVLPSGGDLYINKLAFEAELLIAEGFIEPHFFAGFSGGRKSVLPGIASAKTIMYNHCSDFIDSDNSRTGKLKNNPIHEDMVYAAKVAKLAFILNVVIDKEKKVIASFAGDVEKAHTKGCEFVTELSKVNSIKSDIVVSTNGGYPLDQNIYQAVKGMTAAEATCKEGGVIIMIAACNDGHGGQSFYENVANADSPEQLLEKIRSVDRCDTIPDQWEFQILARILSKYTVIMVTDKCSPEMIKKMHMKHAFNFKDALAMATNIVGEDSKVTVIPDGVSMIVK, from the coding sequence ATGGTAAAGTTAAAAGTACCTTATTCAAAGCAAGGAATGATTTTAGAAATACCTAACAAACGTTTTCTTGGTGTCTTGGAATCAAAATCGGATAATTATGTGGAACATAAGACACAAGAAGAAATAGTTGAAAAATCTATGAATAATCCAATAGACTCTTTATCATTGGAAGAGTTAGTTAAAGGAAAAAACAATGTAGTCATAATTACAAGTGACCATACGAGACCTGTTCCAAGTAAAATAACTATGCCAATTCTTTTAAGAAGAATTAGGAAGGCTAATCCTAAAATTGATGTGAAAATTATAGTAGCAACTGGTTTTCATAGGCCAAGTACAAGGGAAGAATTAGTTTATAAGATGGGAGAAGAAATTGTAGATAATGAAGAAATAATCATGCATATATCTACTGATGATGAAGCTATGTGCAAGGTGGGTGTATTACCTTCAGGTGGGGATTTATATATAAATAAACTTGCATTTGAGGCAGAACTTTTAATCGCAGAAGGTTTTATAGAACCACATTTTTTTGCAGGATTTTCAGGAGGAAGAAAAAGTGTACTCCCCGGAATAGCCTCTGCAAAGACTATAATGTATAACCATTGTAGTGATTTTATAGATAGTGATAATTCGAGAACTGGAAAATTAAAAAATAATCCTATTCATGAAGATATGGTATATGCAGCTAAGGTTGCTAAACTAGCATTTATATTGAATGTTGTAATAGATAAAGAGAAAAAAGTAATAGCATCATTTGCTGGCGATGTCGAAAAAGCACATACCAAAGGTTGTGAATTTGTAACAGAACTTTCAAAAGTAAATTCCATAAAGTCGGATATTGTAGTGAGTACAAATGGTGGATACCCATTAGACCAAAATATTTATCAAGCAGTTAAGGGGATGACAGCAGCAGAGGCTACCTGTAAAGAAGGTGGAGTAATAATAATGATTGCAGCTTGTAATGATGGTCATGGGGGTCAATCCTTTTATGAAAATGTAGCAAACGCAGATTCTCCAGAACAACTTTTAGAAAAAATTAGGAGTGTTGATAGATGTGATACAATTCCAGACCAGTGGGAATTTCAGATATTAGCAAGAATACTATCTAAGTATACTGTAATAATGGTAACAGATAAGTGTAGTCCTGAAATGATAAAGAAAATGCATATGAAACATGCATTTAATTTTAAGGATGCTTTAGCTATGGCTACTAATATAGTCGGTGAAGATAGCAAAGTTACAGTTATACCTGATGGAGTATCTATGATAGTCAAATAA